The genomic segment TTGATGAAAGCTTGCGTGTTTTAGAGCATTACTCAGGACTTACTCAAAGTGAGGCTGAAAATATCATCTTGCAAAAGGTTGAAGAAAAATCAAGAGCAAGGATAGCACACATAGTAAGAAAATACGAAGAAGAAGCAAAAAGCGAGGCTAAACGCAAGGCAAATTATATTATCGCTCAGGCAACTTCTCGTTTTGCTGGAGAATTTGCAGCTGAAAGGCTCATCAATGTTGTCAATATCAAAAACGATGAACTAAAAGGACGCATTATCGGCAAAGAAGGACGCAATGTCAAAAGCTTGGAGATGACCTTAGGTGTGGATATCATCATCGATGATACTCCGGGTGCTATTATCGTAAGTTGTTTTAACCTATATCGCCGTGCCATTGCTACAAGAGTAATAGAACTTTTGGTTGAAGATGGACGCATACAGCCTGCACGCATAGAAGAAATTCACGAAAAAGTATGCAAAGAATTTGATGAAAGCGTGTTAGAGGAAGGACAAACTATCATCATGGATCTAGGGCTTTCTAAAATGCACCCTGAGATAGTCAAGCTCATCGGCAAACTCAAATACAGAGCAAGCTATGGACAAAATGCCCTTGCACACTCCTTAGAAGTCGCTCATTTAGCTGGTATCATCGCTGCTGAGTGCGGGGGAGATGAGATACTAGCAAGAAGAGCTGGGCTTTTGCATGATATAGGCAAGGCTTTGACGCATGATTTTGAGGGTTCTCATGTGGATTTGGGTGGAGAGCTTTGCAAAAGATATAAGGAACATTCTGCTGTGATTAATGCTATTTATGCACATCACGGACATGAAGAAGCCACAAGCGTAGAATCAGCTGCTGTTTGTGCTGCTGATGCTTTAAGTGCAGCAAGACCCGGAGCTAGACGCGAAGTGCTTGAAGCTTTCTTAAAAAGAGTTACCGAGCTTGAAAATATAGCCAAAAGCAAAGAGGGTATCAAAAACGCCTATGCGATCAACTCAGGAAGAGAAATTAGAGTCATAGCTAACGCAAAACTTATCAATGACGATGAAGCTGTGCTTTTGGCAAAAGAAATCGCCGAAGAAATTCAAGAAAAGGTGCAATACCCGGGAGAAATCAAAGTCAATGTGATCAGAGAACTTAGAGCCATAGACTATGCAAAATAAGCTCAAAAACATAAATTTACAAAGGGCTAAAAGGAAACAAAGTGCAAGATACCATTGATACTTTACTTCGATACGGCTATGTGATCTTGTTTTTATACTCCTTAGGTGGTGGAATGGTTGCTATTTTGGCTGCTGGAGTTTTAAGTGCGAGTGCAAAGCTTGATCTTGCTCTTTGCATAAGCATAGCCTTTGTGGCAAATGTCTTAGGCTCTACGCTTTTATTTGCACTTGGAAAATACTATAAAAAAGATCTTTTACCCTTCGTCAAAAAACACCGCAGAAAAATCGCCCTTGCTCATCTTAAAATGAGACAATACGGCGATTTTCTCATACTCATACAAAAATTTATCTACGGACTTAAAACCTTTATCCCTCTTGCTGCTGGCTTTGCTAAATTTAACTTTGTGAGATTTTTTATCATCAACACCATAGCAAGTCTCATTTGGGCTGTTGGCTTTGGGTATTTGGGCTTTGCCTTTGGAAGCGTGATCACAAATATCGTTGATGAAATTTCAAATTATCCCTATCTTGTGCCTTTGTTTTTACTCGCCCTTATCTTGCTTATCTGGTTTTATCTTTCTAAATTTTCTAAAAAAGTTTAGTTTTGAGGTTTTTAAAAGAGCAAAAAGAATTCATCTTTCTTTTCTTGCTCTGCCTTTGTATTTTTGCTTTTAACCTAGCCTTAGAATACAAAGAATTTTTAAAATTTAAAGAACAAAAGCATGTATTTTTACAAACAAAGGTTTTGCAAAGTTATGCTAAAACAAATGCTAAGGGCAGAAGCTACCGAGTTTTAAAGCTTGAAACGAGCAATTTTAGCTTTTATACCACAACAAAGCTTGATAACAATATCTCAAGACATCAAATTTTAAGCCTTAGAGCCATAACGACTAAGGTTAGTTTTAAAGACTTTATATCAAAAAGCTTTTATATGCCAAGCTATGATTTTAAGGTGCTTGAAGAAGAAAATTTTAAACATAGCATTATCCCTTATTTTTTAAACCAGCACCAAAATGAAAAGATCAAAGAATTTTATGGGGCTTTGTTTTTTGCCCTACCTGTAAGCTTGGAGCTTAGAACTGATGTAAATTTTTATGGCATAGCTCATCTTATCGCTATTAGTGGTTATCATATTGCTTTGATTTTTTCTTTGATTTTTTTCTTTTTTGCTCCTCTTTATAGCTTTTTTCAGCAAAGATTTTTTCCTTATAGAAATTTAAGGCTTGATTTAAGTGTGATCATTTTTATATTTTTACTTTTTTATGCGTATTTGCTGGGCTTTGTTCCCTCTTATATACGCTCTTTGGTTATGGCTTTGTTTGGCTTTTATCTTTTAGCAAAAAATGTGCGGATTTTAAGCTTTGTGAATTTATTTTTTTGTGTGCTGATTTGCATAGGGCTTTTTCCTCAGCTTTTATTTAGTGTGGGATTTTTATTTTCTGTTATGGGCGTGTATTTTATCTTTTTGTATATGCACCATTTTTCAAGGCATTTTGGAAATTTTACAAATGTTGTGCTTTTAAATATCTGGACTTTTTTTGCTATGATTATCCCTGTGCTATATTTTTTTCCACTCATATCCTTTCAACAAATTTTAGCCATTTTTTTAAGTGTAGTTTTTGTGATTTTTTATCCCTTGGTTTTGTTTTTGCATTTTATAAGCTTTGGAAATTTACTTGATGAGGCTTTGCTGACTTTTTTAAACTTTAAATTTAGTGGAAAAGACTGCGAACTTTCTTTGTGGATATTTTTAAGCTATCTTTTTCTTTCTTTATTTTCTATCTTTTCGAAAAAACTAGCATTACTTGTTATCTTGCTTAACCTCATACCATTTATTTGGCTTTATTTTTCAAACTAAGCTAAGGTATCTAACACCTTAGCTTCATAAATTTTAGTATCTATATCCTACTTCAAGCCAAAATTGACGCCCAAGTTCATAGATAGGTACTGATACTTTTGAAGTTTTAGCTATGGCTATATTTTCTTGATCAAGAACGTTAAACACATCAACATTAAAATAAAGAGTGTTTTTACCATACACAGCCTTTTCTATACCAAGTCTTAAGTCCCAAGTAAAAGCCTGTCTTACTCTATAATCCTCGTAAATATCCACATCTCTTTGAATTCCATCTATGGTTTCTTTCCTTGTATCTGTATTTGCCCTTGTTGTATATGCAAAGCGGTAGCGAAAGAAATTATTAAGTGTCCAATTTGTCCTTAAAGCCCTTATGCTATGAGTAGTAGAAAATCTCATTGTTAAAGGCTTTGCAAAATTTTCAGCAGGCAAATCCTCTCTTTTCATCAGTCTTCCCTTATACTCAACATATTCCAAATCAGCAAGTCCTGTATAAGAACTTGTATAGTCATTATAAGATCTTTTCGTATTTGTATAATCAAAGGCAAAATTAAGGAAATTTGACATAGCCCCTGACATAAAAGGTGTTGTATTTGCTATGCTAAGTGTGATGACATCGGTATCTGATTTACCTGTATTATCATAAGTATAAAAATCACAATTTCCTCCACCTCTTGCATTTGGCACGAGACAACTTCTTCTTACTTGATCCCTACCAAAGCGGTGGATATACTTGCTACTCACATTAAAAAGTCCCACTTCTTGCACTACTCCAAACATAAGTTCATCATCATAAGGAATTTTAATCCTTTTAAAATCAAATCTATTTTCAGATTTTGCGTAAAAACCATCTGTGAATGTATTATTTGGATCTTCTGTATCAAGTAAACTTTCCCAAGGCACATTGTTAAATCTAAAATAAGCCGTCGTTAAAGCTCCTTGAAGTTCAGCAAAGCGGTAGGCAAAAAGATTTCTTCCATAGTAGCGGTTTGCTCCAAAAGTAAAGCTTGTGTTATATCTAAACTCATCTTTTCCCCAAGGAGCTGTATAGTTTGCACTAAATCTTGGAGCAATAGGAGTTTTTTGCATATAGGTATCATAATCGCCTCTTACACCCACTCTAGCAGATATATCGCCCTTATCCTCAAGATCAAATTTACTCTCATTTTCTAGGAAAAAACTAAAACTTGTATTTGCTAAATCAACCTTACCCGCTTCGTTTTTGTTCATAGTAGTGATAAACTGCCCAAAATCAGCACCATCTGTACTTGTGCTTGAACACCATTCATCACCAGCCTTGCAAGCATAAGTTTCATCAAAAATTTGACTAGGACTTAAACCATCATTTGAATCCTTAAGCCTTTTAAAATAAGAATAAGTATAAGAAAACTCAGCTCCTACATTAAAGCCATTTTCAAAGCTATCATTATAATAAGGTTCAAAATTTTGAGCAAGCTTAAGACTTAAATCACTTTGCTTACTATCCTCATCGCCAAAGCTTCCCTCAAAGATATTATTTGTTCCATCAGGCAAAGCCCAGTCCTTATCTCCTGCTGAGTAAAGCCATATTTTGGTATGAGCTGATTCACTACGCCTTGATTCTTCTAGATAAGAAAAAGAAGTATTCACACTTGCAAAGCCAAGAGAGTTATTTATAGTAAGATCAGCACCAAGTTGATGACCACCGCTTATTATTGTGGTATCTGAATTTCTTGCATTTTCTCTAAAATAAGTATTAAACTGAGGAGCATAAGCATAACTTGTATCGATCAACACATCATCGCTTGCTTGATAGCTTCCTTTGATAAAGAAATTATAGTTTTGGCGTTTTTGTGTTTTTTCGCTTTGTTGAAACTGAGAATTTACATCACCTTGAGAATAGCTTTTTAAGGGAATAAAACTTTGAGTAGTGGTAAAACTAGCTATCACTCCAAATTTATCATTAATCTTACTTTCAAGGCTTGAGCGGAATGAGTGCTTTACAAATTTGGGTTGAATTTTAGAATTACTTGAATTTAAATAATTACAAACATTTGACGCACCAGGTATAACACAACCATCGCCTTCGTAAAGATGATATTTAGTCAAAGAAAAAGCACCAGGATTGGCATTTCCTTGAGAAATTTGATAAGCAAAATTTACACCAAAGTCCTTTTCAGCTCTTTTAGTCTCAGCTTCTATAACCCCACCTGTAAAATGTCCATAACTTGCTCCTACATTGCTATCTTGCACCTTGATACTTTTAAGCAAAAAGGTATCAATGTTAAGTCCTTGGGAGCGACCAAAGGTAGCATCTCTACTATTACCCGGATCATCTGCTACTGAAAGACTACTAGCATCTGTAGAGCTTACTCCTCTTAGATCATTATTCATACTTTTACCATCAAGTAAAAATGAGTTTTGATAATAAAGTCCACCTGATATACTTACATTTGCTGGATCTATTTCACCCGGAGTTGTAGATCTTAGCTGGGCATTGTCAAACTGCACATTAGGAAGCATTTTTAAAGTAGAGGTTATATCTCCATTGCCATTTGGGATAGTTTTTAAAGTTTGGGAGTTTATTTCTTGTCCTGATTGATAAGCAAAGGCATTTGCATTTACAACAGAAGCATCAAGCTTATAAGTTGAAGCCCCCCCCCCATTTTCTATCGTAGTATTTGTTTCTGCAAAAAGCAAAGAAGAAAGAACGATAGAAAAACAAATTTTCTTTTGAATATCCATGAAACTCCTTTTATTTTGATAAAAATTATAAAAACTAAGATAGAATTATAAGCTTATGATACTTAAATTATCTTTAATGAGAGTATGAATATCAAGAAAAAACTACAAACTTAAATTTTTTACATCAAAGCCAAAAACGCTAAAGCTTTCATCTAAATTTGCACGAAAGGTGTAGTGTAGAATTTTTGTTTCAAAACTATGTAGATACATTCTTTCTGCCTCTATATGAGCGTATTTATCATCTCCAACAACTCCATGTCCAGCAAAGGCACAATGCACTCTTATTTGATGCGTTCTTCCTGTGCTAATTTCTAGCTTTGCTAGGGTTTTTTTTGCACTTAGCATAAGAGGAGTGATCTTGGTAAAAGCGTAAAGTCCTTGTTTGCTGATCTTTGAATACGCCCTACCCTTGCTCTTTAAAGTCAAAATCGGCTCTTCAAGCTCCAGCTCATCAGCTATAAAACCCGAAAGTATAGCCAGATAAGTTTTTTGAACCCTTTGTTTTTTAAACTCTTCTATACAAAGTTTTCTAAATTCTTCGTCCTTACACAAAAGTAAAACCCCACTTGTTTCTTTGTCCAAGCGGTTTAAAAGTTTAGCTTTAAACTCTTTTTGCAAATCCTCGCTAATATAATTATATGGCTTATTTAAGGCTATAAGCTTTTCATCTTCAAAAATAATCCTTGCCTTTTGGGGCTTTTCAAGCTCAAATTTTGCACCCATAGGAAGTAAGGCTCTTGCAAGATCAAGCTTTTTACCCTTGTAACTGACTAATTTTTTATCGATCAGCTCCTTAGCCTTATGGTTTGAAATTTTTTCCTGTGTTGCTAGAAGTTTATAAGCTTTTTCAAGCATTCAAAGCCTCCTGTATGCTTTCCTTGATGGGCGTAAGATCGATTTTATCGATAAGATAAGAAGGTTTTATATCTTTTCGTATGAGTGTGTTAAGCTCTTGAAGATTTTTACAAATTTCGATATTTCCAACGCTTGCATAAGAACTTTTTTGGTTGTGAAAAAACTCTCCTGAAATGAGTGGCTTATGAAAATGAGCAACTTCAACAGGGTTATGTCCGCCTATCTTATCTACAAAAGAACCACAAAGAACAACCACATCGCAAATCGCATAAAAATTAACAAGTTCTCCAAGCCTATCAAGAAGCAAAAGTTCTGCCTTGCAACTTGTAAGATCGTTATTTTCAAGCTTACTTAGCCTTTGAAAATGTAAATTTTCTCTTTTTGCATAAGAGCAAAGAAACTCTTGCACCCTTTCAAATCTTTCAGGGTGTCGTGGTGCGATGATGAGCTTTTCATCTTTTTTAAGCTTAAAATGAGCCAGCAAAAGCTCCTCTTCTTTTTCATGCGTACTTGCAAAAATAATCAATCTTTCCTTTGGCTTATGGTAATGTTTTGTGATATTTGGGGTAAGACTTGTTTTGATATTGCCCAAAATTTTGATATTTTTTGCGCCCAAACACTCAAGCCTTTGCTTATCAAGCTCGCTTTGAGCAAAAATTTCATCAACAAAGCTAAAGAGTTTTTTATAAAAAAAGCTTAATTTTAGGTATTTTGGAAAGGATTTTTCAGAAATTCTTGCATTAATGAGTATAGTTTTTGCACCCCTAAACTTTGCCATAAAAAAGAGCATAAGCCAAAGTTCAGCCTCAAAAACCACTAAGACCTTACAAGATCTAAACCAAAAGGGAAGAAAGCTCTCAAAAGCTAAGAAATTAACACTCTTGCAAAAGCTTTGTGCCTCATCAAAGCCCGTTTGTGTTATAGTTGTTATCTTACTATCATAAGAACTTGCAAGCTCTTTTATGCTCCTTACTTCTCCAAAAGAGCAGGCATGAAAATGCACGCTCGCTGTTTTTTGTCGTAAATTTTTATAAAGAAAAAATCTCGCTTTAAGGCTCTTTTTATATTTATCTTTTAAAAAAGAAAGAAATAAAAGTGGCAAAGCAAGGAAAATATGCACACTTAAAATGAGTATATAATAAACAAAGATCAATGCTTATTCATCATCTTTATATAAAATTCTTCCACAATGCGGGCAAGTTACGATCTCTTCGCTTTTTTGTAAGGCTAAATAAGTCTTATCATAAATTTTCATAAAACAACCATAACAAGCCTGTTTTTTTACAGGAACAACGGCTGTATTTTTTGCCCATTTACGAATCTTTTCATAAAAAGTGAGGATTTTAGGATTCATAAGTGATACAAGTTTGTTTTTCTTTTCATATACAAGCGATCGTTCTTTTTCTAATACCTGCATTTTTTCGTTGATCTGAGCGTTAATACCATCAAGGCTTGATTCTTCTTGTGCTTTTTGTTTGATAAGCTCTTCTTTAAATTCTTGCTTTGAATTAAAAAGCTTGTCAAGTCTGATAAGCTCTTCATTAGCTGATTCTAATTGTTCTTTGGCAATATCTTCTTCTATCCTAAGAGCATTAGCTTCTTTTTCGGTTTTTATACTCGCACTTTTTTTAGAAAATTCTTTAATCTTTGCAGCAAATTCATCAATATGTACATTTGTTTGTTCTTGTTGAATTTTCAACTCTTCCATCTCTGCATCATAGCGAGCCAGCTCTTGATCTATCCTTTCTATCCTATGTTGTGTATCCTTTAAGGTCTTTGTGATACTTGCAACCTTAGGTTCAAAGCTATCGATTTCTTGATTGATCTTAGATAAATCAACGAGTTGTTTAAGATATTTGTTCATAAATTTTCCTTAAAAATATTGAAATGGATTTTTTGAAACTGATATTATAACCTTTATGGGAAAATTTTGCAAATATTTTGCCAAAGAATTTGCAAAACATCGCTCACTTTCAAAATGTCCAAGGTCTATCAAACTTAAATCATTACTTATAGCCTCAAAGGCTTGATGATATTTAAAATCCCCACTTAAAAAACAATCTGCCTTAACTAAAGGAAGCAAATCTCCACCACTTCCGGTACAAATAGCAATTCTATTAATCTTTTCTTTTCCTGAAAAACTCGTTTTTAAATATGGTACTTGCAAAGCAAATTTCACATGCTTACAAAGCTCGGTAAAGCTAAGATCAAGATCAACATAAATCAAAAACTTATCCTGAATAAAATTTTCAAAACCCAAAATTTCTTTTACAAAATAAGCATTCAAATGACTTAGATCATAATTTGTATGCATACTGATCAAGGAAAGATTTTTTGCAAGCATATCTTTAATAAATTTTCTTGGATAGTGTTCATTTGCTAAATCCTTCAAGCCCTTAAAAATCAAAGGGTGATGAGTGATAAACAAAGAGTTTTCTTCTGCTTTTTCGATCAATTTCTCATCAATATCAAGACTAAGATAAATCCTTTCAACCTCATCTTCCAAACTCCCAAGCAAAAGTCCGCTATTGTCCCAAGTTTCTTGTGTTTCAAAGGGACTTAACCTATCTAAAAACTCATAAATTTCAGCGATTTTCATCTTCATATTGCTTATAAACACCAGCACAAGACTTTGAAAGCTCACGAATTTTGAGCATATAATCTTGTCTTCTTGCAACAGAAATAGCCCCTCTTGCATCAAGTAAATTAAAAGTATGTGCTGCAAGCATACAATAATCATAAGCAGGCAAAGCTAAGCCTTGTTCTAAAATTTTTTTACATTCTTCATAATAAGCTTGAAATTCCTGCTCTAAAAGCTCGGCACTTGCTATTTCAAAATTATACTTACTATACTCAAATTCGCCCCTTTTATGCACATTTCCATAAGTGATTTTTTCTCCATGAAATTCATTCCAAACAATATCATAAACATTATCCACATTTTGAAGATACATTGCAAGTCTTTCAAGTCCATAAGTGATCTCAGCACTCACTTGTTCAACAGCAAAACCACCAACTTGCTGAAAATAAGTAAATTGCGTAACTTCCATACCATCAAGCCACACTTCCCAACCAAGTCCCCAAGCACCAAGACTAGGACTTTCCCAATTATCCTCCACAAAACGAATGTCATGACTTTTAAGATCAAAACCTAAATTCTCAAGGCTTTTTAAATAAAGCTCTTGGATATTATCAGGACTTGGCTTGATCAAAACTTGAAACTGATAGTAAGCACCTAAGCGGTTTGGATTTTCCCCATATCTTCCATCAGTTGGTCTTCTACTTGGTGCTACATAAGCACTAGCCCAAGGCTTTTTACCCAAACTTCTTAAAAAAGTTGCTGGGTGAAAAGTGCCTGCACCTGCTGGCATATCATAAGGCTGCATAATCACGCAACCTTGTTTTTGCCAAAAATCTTGTAAATTTAAGATGATTTGCGAAAAAGTCATTTTTTCCCTTTATTTCTTTTCTTCTTCTGCACTTTGAACACTTGCTTGCAGTTTGCTTTGTGAGTTTGTAGCATTAATCACGGCTTCAATAGCAGCAGGTTGTGTATAATTATCCACTGCTTTATTCCACATGAGCTTGTATTTTCGTTTCAAAAATTCAACTTCTTCTTGAGCATGCTTAAGCTGAGCATTTAAAACATCGATAGTTTTTCTATCTTCATCGTAAAGTTCTTGCATAGAATAAAGGGCATCTTTTAAGAATTTATTTTCATTTTTTAAAGCATCAAGGGTTTCATCTTTAGCATCAAGCACCTTTTCATGTAAATTTAAGATCGTCCCTATAGTTTTTTCCACAAAACTTTCTCCAGCCAAAGCCATAGAGCTTACCGGTGCGTTTTGATTTTGAGAACTTGGAACAACACTGAAAGTACCTTGATTTGCTTCGATATAAATTTTACCCTCTTCTTCCTTAAAATTTAATGCTCCATTTGCCATCATTCCCTTGACCACATCTTCTTTAAGATGAACCAATTTGCAAAATTCATCAAGTTCTAAATACGCTTGCATGTCCTTCCTTTAATCAAGTATTATCTCAACGCTCTTACTATCTGCAATGAGTTTTGCTTCTTGCATTTTTCTATCTTCAAGTAAGGCTTGGGCTAATTTTTCATCACGAAGTGCTAAAATTTGCACCGCCAAATACCCAGCATTTATAGCACCACCTATGGCTAAGGTCGCTACAGGAATACCCCTTGGCATTTGAACACTCGAAAATAAAGAATCCATGCTTGCTAAATTGCTTCCGGGCATTGGTACTGCCAAAACAGGTTTGATCGTATGTGCTGCAACTACACCTGCTAAATGAGCTGCCATACCTGCTGCGGCGATAAAAACCTCAGCACCTTTTTTTTCTGCTTTTTTTATGTATTCTATCGTTCTTTGTGGGCTTCTATGTGCTGAAGTAATGATAAGTTCATATCTTACCCCAAAATTTTGTAAAATATCTGCAGCCTGTCTTACAAGCTCATAATCACTCTTACTACCCATCAAAATACTCACAAAACTCATGCCATCTCTTTCCGCAAAAAACTAAATTTAGGTAACTCACAGGGTATTTTGATCTCATGTTCATTGCCGCTGTGAATCTCACTAAATTCTTTATTATTTTTGCTCACCAACTTCTTAAACTCAATGAAAAATTTACCCTCATTTTCATACACTACCCCAAGTTCATTTTCAAAAGGTGTGATCTTAGTTCCTAGTGGAGTAAGAATTTCATAAGCTATACTTGGCTTAACCAAACCCTTGCACTTAAAAAATTCGCCATCTTCAATGAAAGCTTGCACTTGATGTGTCCCACTTTCCGTGCTTGCTTGTAAATTTTGTGTATCAAATTTCTCATAGGCTCTAGAAATCAAGTATCCATCAGTAAAACCTCTATTTGTTAAGGTTGCTGTTTCTTTTAGATATTTTTGTGCATCAAATTTATCTTTCAAAACATCTTCGATAGCCATTTTATAAGTTCTTGTAGTAAGTGCGACATAATACTCACTTTTTGTTCTACCCTCTATCTTAAAAGCGTGGATACAATTTTCTTGCATAATTTTTTGGATATGAGAGCTAAGATTAAGATCCTTAGCATTAAAAATATGCGTTCCATTTTCATCTTCTTCCAAGCGAAATAAAACGCCATTTTCAGGACTTTTAGCATAAAGCTCATAAGAAAAACGACAATCATTTGCACACGAGCCGCGATTACTCATTCTGCCACTTTGAACTGAGCTTATCAAACAACGCCCAGAATACGCAAAACACATCGAACCATGAACAAAGGCTTCAAGCTCTAAATTCGTGTTTTCTTTGATTATTTTCGCGTCCTTTAGCCCAAGCTCACGAGCAATAACCACTCTCTTAGCACCCATTTTTTCATAAACTTGTGCATCTAAATAATTTAATATATTTGCCTGAGTTGAAACATGTAAAGGAATTTCAGGTGCAAGCTCTTGAGCCAAGCTCATAGCTCCAACAGAAGCGATGATAAAAGCATCAGGCTTCATTGCCTTAAGAGTATTGATATGCCTTTTTAAACCATCAAGCTGAGCATTAAGATGAAAACCATTAATCGTAACAAAAACCTTCTTACCTAAGGTATGAGCATAATCAATAGCCTCCTCAAAACTTTGATAATCAAACTCCTTTGCTGTCCTTGAACGCAAAGAAAAATGGTTCACCCCAGCATAAACTGCATCAGCACCGTATGCCAAGGCGATTTTAAATTTCGTAAAATTTCCTGCAGGAGCTACGACTTGAGGGATAATCACTACTTCTTCCCTAAACTCGCAATCAAAGCTTCTATGTCATCATTACTTACAACCTCTGTCGTACTATCTCCTTCTATGTGGACAGCTGAACTTACCCTATTTTTATCATCAATTTTGCCCTCAAATAAAGAACTCATATAACGACTTAAAGCACGCATGACATTAATAACACGCTCTATTTTTTGGCGGTGTATATCTTGATACTGCATCGCATCCATTGCCATCATGATAGTATCTTGACCGTTTTGTAGGTTATTTTGCATTTCATTAAGCTTTGTTTTTGCCTCACTATTGTTTCCCAAAGCCTCTTTAAAGGTTTGAACCTCTGGAAATCTTTCACTAAGTTTAGAAAAAATATCAATATTTCTATCCACTATCCTTTCAAATTCCCTTGATAAAGCCTCAGAAGTACCAAAATAATTATTCATAATCTCAAGCTTATCCATCATCTCGGTAGCTTTTTCTTCGCTATCTCTTGTAACATCATCAAGTTGATGAACAACTTTATGTTCTTTATTAGGTGGTGGAGGTGGCCAATTTACGCCGGGATTAATCTGAAAATTTTCTTCTGATTTGGCAGAATTTGCTACATCGCTTGCTAAGCTCTTATCTAAATTCTCCATGTCAGAATCAGTAGTCATTAAAGCATCAAGCTCTTCTTGAGTCATTGTTCTATCCTTAAAACATTTTATCGATAAAAAATTCTTGTATTATAGTAAAAAATTACAAAAAAGAGAATAAAATTGCATATTTATTTCCATAAAACACTTTTAAAAATAAATTTTAAATGTTTATAAAAATAGACAAAATAAATTTATTAATTTAACCTTAATTAAAATTTTTATGTTACAATCATCAAAAAAATATATAATCCCCAAAAGGAGAAAAAATGGGAAAATTTGTAAATAGTATTGATGAATTTTTCGAGTTCTGCAAAGAAAATGAAGTTGTTTTTGTAGATTTTCGCTTTACTGATATGATAGGAACTTGGCACCACATTACTTA from the Campylobacter sp. MIT 99-7217 genome contains:
- the purE gene encoding 5-(carboxyamino)imidazole ribonucleotide mutase, whose amino-acid sequence is MSFVSILMGSKSDYELVRQAADILQNFGVRYELIITSAHRSPQRTIEYIKKAEKKGAEVFIAAAGMAAHLAGVVAAHTIKPVLAVPMPGSNLASMDSLFSSVQMPRGIPVATLAIGGAINAGYLAVQILALRDEKLAQALLEDRKMQEAKLIADSKSVEIILD
- a CDS encoding peptidase U32 family protein → MIIPQVVAPAGNFTKFKIALAYGADAVYAGVNHFSLRSRTAKEFDYQSFEEAIDYAHTLGKKVFVTINGFHLNAQLDGLKRHINTLKAMKPDAFIIASVGAMSLAQELAPEIPLHVSTQANILNYLDAQVYEKMGAKRVVIARELGLKDAKIIKENTNLELEAFVHGSMCFAYSGRCLISSVQSGRMSNRGSCANDCRFSYELYAKSPENGVLFRLEEDENGTHIFNAKDLNLSSHIQKIMQENCIHAFKIEGRTKSEYYVALTTRTYKMAIEDVLKDKFDAQKYLKETATLTNRGFTDGYLISRAYEKFDTQNLQASTESGTHQVQAFIEDGEFFKCKGLVKPSIAYEILTPLGTKITPFENELGVVYENEGKFFIEFKKLVSKNNKEFSEIHSGNEHEIKIPCELPKFSFLRKEMA
- the glyQ gene encoding glycine--tRNA ligase subunit alpha — protein: MTFSQIILNLQDFWQKQGCVIMQPYDMPAGAGTFHPATFLRSLGKKPWASAYVAPSRRPTDGRYGENPNRLGAYYQFQVLIKPSPDNIQELYLKSLENLGFDLKSHDIRFVEDNWESPSLGAWGLGWEVWLDGMEVTQFTYFQQVGGFAVEQVSAEITYGLERLAMYLQNVDNVYDIVWNEFHGEKITYGNVHKRGEFEYSKYNFEIASAELLEQEFQAYYEECKKILEQGLALPAYDYCMLAAHTFNLLDARGAISVARRQDYMLKIRELSKSCAGVYKQYEDENR
- a CDS encoding DUF3972 domain-containing protein is translated as MQAYLELDEFCKLVHLKEDVVKGMMANGALNFKEEEGKIYIEANQGTFSVVPSSQNQNAPVSSMALAGESFVEKTIGTILNLHEKVLDAKDETLDALKNENKFLKDALYSMQELYDEDRKTIDVLNAQLKHAQEEVEFLKRKYKLMWNKAVDNYTQPAAIEAVINATNSQSKLQASVQSAEEEKK
- a CDS encoding protein phosphatase CheZ, which gives rise to MTQEELDALMTTDSDMENLDKSLASDVANSAKSEENFQINPGVNWPPPPPNKEHKVVHQLDDVTRDSEEKATEMMDKLEIMNNYFGTSEALSREFERIVDRNIDIFSKLSERFPEVQTFKEALGNNSEAKTKLNEMQNNLQNGQDTIMMAMDAMQYQDIHRQKIERVINVMRALSRYMSSLFEGKIDDKNRVSSAVHIEGDSTTEVVSNDDIEALIASLGKK
- the waaA gene encoding lipid IV(A) 3-deoxy-D-manno-octulosonic acid transferase encodes the protein MIFVYYILILSVHIFLALPLLFLSFLKDKYKKSLKARFFLYKNLRQKTASVHFHACSFGEVRSIKELASSYDSKITTITQTGFDEAQSFCKSVNFLAFESFLPFWFRSCKVLVVFEAELWLMLFFMAKFRGAKTILINARISEKSFPKYLKLSFFYKKLFSFVDEIFAQSELDKQRLECLGAKNIKILGNIKTSLTPNITKHYHKPKERLIIFASTHEKEEELLLAHFKLKKDEKLIIAPRHPERFERVQEFLCSYAKRENLHFQRLSKLENNDLTSCKAELLLLDRLGELVNFYAICDVVVLCGSFVDKIGGHNPVEVAHFHKPLISGEFFHNQKSSYASVGNIEICKNLQELNTLIRKDIKPSYLIDKIDLTPIKESIQEALNA
- a CDS encoding zinc ribbon domain-containing protein, with protein sequence MNKYLKQLVDLSKINQEIDSFEPKVASITKTLKDTQHRIERIDQELARYDAEMEELKIQQEQTNVHIDEFAAKIKEFSKKSASIKTEKEANALRIEEDIAKEQLESANEELIRLDKLFNSKQEFKEELIKQKAQEESSLDGINAQINEKMQVLEKERSLVYEKKNKLVSLMNPKILTFYEKIRKWAKNTAVVPVKKQACYGCFMKIYDKTYLALQKSEEIVTCPHCGRILYKDDE
- a CDS encoding Nif3-like dinuclear metal center hexameric protein: MKIAEIYEFLDRLSPFETQETWDNSGLLLGSLEDEVERIYLSLDIDEKLIEKAEENSLFITHHPLIFKGLKDLANEHYPRKFIKDMLAKNLSLISMHTNYDLSHLNAYFVKEILGFENFIQDKFLIYVDLDLSFTELCKHVKFALQVPYLKTSFSGKEKINRIAICTGSGGDLLPLVKADCFLSGDFKYHQAFEAISNDLSLIDLGHFESERCFANSLAKYLQNFPIKVIISVSKNPFQYF